In Salvelinus sp. IW2-2015 unplaced genomic scaffold, ASM291031v2 Un_scaffold1915, whole genome shotgun sequence, a single window of DNA contains:
- the LOC139024822 gene encoding mast cell protease 1A-like, translating into MVSLQHRGYHVCGGMLIRKDFVLTSAHCLRNAYPLTVVLGAHDLKKWTKSCQKIQVSHYHRHPLHENATQNSYDIMLLKLKTTARLTQYVTVVGLPKEDEHIPASPKCSVAGWGKTNSNNKQGSDVLMAVAVMVEDNSECKTVWQKYFDINQMMCTRTTGGKGFCQGDSGGPLICNNKAQGIVAFNYAERCDDSQYPHVYMKIPFFMPWIKEVLHGYGANMSLNKQE; encoded by the exons ATGGTCTCTCTGCAACACAGAGGATACCATGTTTGTGGAGGAATGCTCATCCGGAAGGACTTTGTCCTGACTTCAGCACACTGCTTAAGGAA tGCTTATCCTTTAACGGTGGTGCTTGGAGCCCACGACTTAAAGAAGTGGACGAAGAGTTGTCAGAAGATTCAGGTGTCACATTACCATCGGCATCCCTTACATGAGAATGCAACGCAGAATAGTTATGACATCATGCTACTGAAG TTAAAGACCACAGCTCGTCTAACCCAGTATGTGACGGTCGTTGGACTCCCAAAGGAGGATGAACATATCCCAGCATCCCCCAAGTGCTCCGTAGCTGGTTGGGGCAAGACTAACTCGAACAACAAACAGGGTTCAGACGTTTTGATGGCAGTGGCGGTGATGGTGGAAGATAACTCTGAATGCAAGACCGTGTGGCAGAAATACTTTGACATAAATCAAATGATGTGCACTCGTACTACCGGAGGGAAAGGATTTTGTCAG GGAGATTCAGGGGGACCTCTTATTTGTAACAACAAGGCACAGGGTATCGTTGCTTTTAATTATGCTGAGAGATGTGATGATTCCCAATATCCTCATGTGTACATGAAAATCCCTTTCTTTATGCCCTGGATTAAAGAGGTGTTGCACGGATATGGTGCCAATATGTCTTTAAACAAGCAGGAATAA
- the LOC112072407 gene encoding guanylate-binding protein 3-like isoform X3, whose protein sequence is MMEEPVCRIKNDIARVFEPLEEALSHGSYIHPGGYKDFHDDLQKLTKQYRTERGRGVMSEELLREYLDEKARVGNTILLVDQTLSKEEHKSEGXGKGKEAAEQARRAAEEQIQIQQQLMEKIAKEREINKQEYKQVLDARLKELKDLTDKGFKEIGDIHEETKTAFKVTIIQLLKIMSPKC, encoded by the exons ATGATGGAGGAACCAGTGTGTCGGATTAAGAACGACATCGCTCGTGTGTTTGAGCCCCTGGAGGAGGCTTTGAGTCATGGATCCTATATTCACCCAGGAGGTTACAAAGACTTCCATGACGACCTACAGAAGCTAACCAAGCaatacagaacagagagaggcagaggagttATG agtgAGGAACTATTGAGAGAATATCTGGACGAGAAGGCTAGAGTGGGGAACACTATCCTCTTGGTCGACCAGACTCTCAGCAAAGAAGAACACAAAAGTGAAGGTAAM GGTAAAGGCAAGGAGGCAGCAGAACAGGCTCGGAGAGCGGCAGAAGAGCAGATTCAGATTCAGCAACAGCTGATGGAAAAGATTGCAAAAGAACGAGAGATCAACAAACAGGAATATAAACAAGTGCTGGATGCCAGACTTAAG GAGCTGAAGGACCTAACGGATAAAGGCTTTAAGGAAATAGGGGATATACATGAAGAAACAAAAACGGCATTCAAAGTAACGATAATCCAACTTCTCAAAATAATGTCTCCAAAATGCTAG
- the LOC112072407 gene encoding guanylate-binding protein 3-like isoform X1, translating into MNPSVREFWLQSGPVKKQETLHSSRTEKIKDLRTTVMREPVYLIEATQQRLHNSTALGYVQSDQAVSTVMMEEPVCRIKNDIARVFEPLEEALSHGSYIHPGGYKDFHDDLQKLTKQYRTERGRGVMSEELLREYLDEKARVGNTILLVDQTLSKEEHKSEGXGKGKEAAEQARRAAEEQIQIQQQLMEKIAKEREINKQEYKQVLDARLKELKDLTDKGFKEIGDIHEETKTAFKVTIIQLLKIMSPKC; encoded by the exons ATGAACCCAAGTGTTAGAGAGTTCTGGCTCCAGTCCGGTCCGGTCAAAAAACAGGAGACGCTCCACTCTTCAAGAACGGAGAAAATAAAGGATCTCCGGACTACAGTGATGAGGGAACCAGTGTATCTGATTGAG GCGACTCAACAAAGATTGCACAATTCAACCGCCCTCGGTTATGTCCAGTCTGACCAGGCAGTTTCTACAGTGATGATGGAGGAACCAGTGTGTCGGATTAAGAACGACATCGCTCGTGTGTTTGAGCCCCTGGAGGAGGCTTTGAGTCATGGATCCTATATTCACCCAGGAGGTTACAAAGACTTCCATGACGACCTACAGAAGCTAACCAAGCaatacagaacagagagaggcagaggagttATG agtgAGGAACTATTGAGAGAATATCTGGACGAGAAGGCTAGAGTGGGGAACACTATCCTCTTGGTCGACCAGACTCTCAGCAAAGAAGAACACAAAAGTGAAGGTAAM GGTAAAGGCAAGGAGGCAGCAGAACAGGCTCGGAGAGCGGCAGAAGAGCAGATTCAGATTCAGCAACAGCTGATGGAAAAGATTGCAAAAGAACGAGAGATCAACAAACAGGAATATAAACAAGTGCTGGATGCCAGACTTAAG GAGCTGAAGGACCTAACGGATAAAGGCTTTAAGGAAATAGGGGATATACATGAAGAAACAAAAACGGCATTCAAAGTAACGATAATCCAACTTCTCAAAATAATGTCTCCAAAATGCTAG
- the LOC112072407 gene encoding guanylate-binding protein 2-like isoform X2 codes for MNPSVREFWLQSGPVKKQETLHSSRTEKIKDLRTTVMREPVYLIEATQQRLHNSTALGYVQSDQAVSTVMMEEPVCRIKNDIARVFEPLEEALSHGSYIHPGGYKDFHDDLQKLTKQYRTERGRGVMSEELLREYLDEKARVGNTILLVDQTLSKEEHKSEVERVKARRQQNRLGERQKSRFRFSNS; via the exons ATGAACCCAAGTGTTAGAGAGTTCTGGCTCCAGTCCGGTCCGGTCAAAAAACAGGAGACGCTCCACTCTTCAAGAACGGAGAAAATAAAGGATCTCCGGACTACAGTGATGAGGGAACCAGTGTATCTGATTGAG GCGACTCAACAAAGATTGCACAATTCAACCGCCCTCGGTTATGTCCAGTCTGACCAGGCAGTTTCTACAGTGATGATGGAGGAACCAGTGTGTCGGATTAAGAACGACATCGCTCGTGTGTTTGAGCCCCTGGAGGAGGCTTTGAGTCATGGATCCTATATTCACCCAGGAGGTTACAAAGACTTCCATGACGACCTACAGAAGCTAACCAAGCaatacagaacagagagaggcagaggagttATG agtgAGGAACTATTGAGAGAATATCTGGACGAGAAGGCTAGAGTGGGGAACACTATCCTCTTGGTCGACCAGACTCTCAGCAAAGAAGAACACAAAAGTGAAG TGGAGAGGGTAAAGGCAAGGAGGCAGCAGAACAGGCTCGGAGAGCGGCAGAAGAGCAGATTCAGATTCAGCAACAGCTGA